A region of Thermincola ferriacetica DNA encodes the following proteins:
- a CDS encoding MogA/MoaB family molybdenum cofactor biosynthesis protein, translating into MYRVGIITASDKGSRGEREDLSGPVIKKKVAEIKGRVEHYVILPDDRQTIAERLKDWADNQGLDLIFTTGGTGFGPRDVTPEATLDVVERLVPGIPEAMRAESMKITPRAMLSRATAGIRGKTLIINLPGSPKAVEESLDWILPALPHGLDILKGTAGECARRG; encoded by the coding sequence ATGTATAGGGTGGGGATTATTACGGCCTCTGACAAGGGCAGCCGCGGTGAAAGGGAAGACCTGAGCGGGCCTGTTATCAAGAAGAAAGTTGCGGAAATAAAGGGTCGGGTTGAACATTATGTAATCTTACCGGATGACCGCCAAACCATTGCCGAGCGATTAAAGGACTGGGCAGATAACCAAGGTTTAGATTTGATTTTTACTACGGGAGGGACCGGTTTCGGGCCCAGGGACGTTACTCCTGAAGCTACTCTGGATGTGGTGGAACGTTTAGTCCCGGGGATTCCCGAAGCAATGCGGGCGGAAAGTATGAAAATAACGCCCCGGGCCATGCTTTCCAGGGCTACAGCCGGGATCAGGGGGAAAACCTTGATTATTAATCTGCCCGGCAGTCCCAAAGCAGTAGAGGAAAGTTTAGACTGGATATTGCCTGCTTTACCCCATGGATTGGATATTTTAAAAGGTACTGCCGGAGAATGTGCCAGACGGGGTTAA
- a CDS encoding molybdopterin biosynthesis protein gives MSRTIYLDNIPLETAREKFFLRLNQPVLLKSEQIPTELSLGRVTAEPVFACLSSPHYHASAMDGYAVKAASTFGASETLPVQLKTGEEAVLVDTGDPLPQGYDAVVMIEDVHYIDENTIEIIQPVAPWENIRTVGEDLVATEMILPANHIIRPVDIGAMLAGGVNEVSVRVKPVVAILPTGTELVQPGSPLKPGDIIEYNSRVISGLVTEWGGQPKVWGITPDDYGLLLERIGQAVAEADIVVVNAGSSAGTEDFTARAVAELGELLVHGVAIKPGKPVILGLVKGKPVIGIPGYPVSAVLNCELFLRPLLGKMLGIEPGLRETAKAVLARRVVSPQGVDEFVRVKLGQVGDRIVATPMSRGAGIIMSLVRADGLLQVPKLTEGLEAGAEVEVELFRTKEEIRNTVVAVGSHDISLDILGNLLKERFPRLSLSSAHVGSLGGLMAIKRGECHIAGMHMLDEQTGEYNLPYIERLLKHQQVTVINLMYRQQGFIVARGNPKQIKGIEDLVRNDVRFINRQRGAGTRILLDYYLKQKGIDPELIAGYDREEYTHMAVAVAVASGTVDTGLGILAAAHALDLDFIPLTEERYDLVIPAEFWHTDLINALMEIIRSDKFKVRVAGLGGYDMRDTGKVLMQS, from the coding sequence ATGTCCAGAACTATTTATTTAGATAACATTCCCTTAGAAACCGCGCGGGAAAAATTTTTTTTACGCCTCAATCAGCCGGTGCTTTTAAAGTCGGAACAAATACCAACAGAGCTCAGTCTTGGACGGGTAACGGCTGAACCGGTTTTTGCCTGTCTTTCTTCCCCTCATTACCATGCCTCGGCCATGGACGGATATGCTGTCAAAGCCGCGTCCACTTTTGGAGCGTCAGAAACTTTACCGGTACAGTTAAAGACAGGGGAAGAAGCTGTTCTTGTTGATACGGGTGATCCGCTGCCTCAGGGTTATGATGCGGTGGTGATGATAGAAGATGTCCATTATATTGATGAGAATACTATTGAAATTATTCAACCGGTGGCGCCCTGGGAAAACATACGCACCGTTGGAGAAGATTTAGTGGCCACGGAAATGATTTTGCCGGCCAACCACATCATCAGGCCGGTGGATATTGGCGCCATGCTGGCGGGCGGAGTAAACGAGGTAAGTGTCCGGGTGAAACCGGTAGTAGCCATACTGCCGACGGGAACGGAATTGGTTCAGCCCGGCAGCCCGCTGAAACCGGGGGATATAATTGAGTACAATTCCCGGGTTATCTCCGGATTGGTAACGGAATGGGGAGGGCAACCTAAAGTATGGGGAATTACGCCTGATGATTACGGTTTGCTTCTCGAAAGGATAGGCCAGGCGGTGGCTGAAGCCGATATTGTGGTTGTGAATGCCGGTTCATCGGCGGGAACAGAAGATTTCACGGCCAGGGCAGTGGCCGAACTGGGGGAGCTTTTGGTACACGGGGTGGCCATTAAACCGGGCAAACCCGTAATTTTAGGCCTGGTGAAAGGAAAACCTGTTATAGGCATACCTGGTTACCCCGTATCGGCTGTATTAAATTGTGAGTTGTTTTTACGCCCCCTGCTAGGTAAAATGTTAGGGATTGAGCCGGGATTAAGGGAAACGGCCAAAGCTGTTTTGGCCAGAAGGGTAGTATCTCCGCAGGGAGTGGACGAATTTGTCCGTGTAAAGCTGGGGCAGGTAGGAGATAGGATTGTTGCCACCCCCATGTCCCGTGGTGCAGGCATCATTATGTCCCTGGTCAGGGCCGACGGTCTTTTGCAGGTACCCAAATTAACGGAAGGTTTGGAAGCAGGTGCAGAAGTAGAGGTTGAACTGTTCCGGACCAAAGAGGAAATAAGGAATACTGTGGTCGCTGTGGGCAGCCACGATATCAGCCTTGACATTTTAGGCAATTTGCTGAAAGAAAGGTTTCCAAGGCTGAGCTTGTCTTCTGCTCATGTAGGAAGCCTGGGCGGTTTGATGGCCATAAAAAGAGGCGAGTGCCACATAGCAGGTATGCATATGCTTGATGAGCAAACGGGGGAATATAACCTGCCATATATCGAAAGACTGCTAAAACATCAACAGGTAACCGTTATTAACCTGATGTACAGGCAGCAGGGATTTATTGTGGCCAGAGGAAACCCCAAACAGATTAAAGGAATAGAAGACCTGGTCAGAAATGATGTGCGGTTTATCAACCGGCAACGTGGCGCCGGCACCAGAATTTTACTTGATTATTACCTGAAACAAAAGGGGATAGATCCAGAACTGATAGCAGGTTACGATAGGGAAGAATACACCCATATGGCTGTGGCTGTGGCCGTGGCCAGTGGGACGGTAGACACCGGCCTTGGCATTCTTGCCGCTGCCCACGCCCTGGATTTGGATTTTATCCCCTTAACGGAAGAAAGATATGACCTGGTAATTCCCGCGGAATTTTGGCATACCGATTTAATCAATGCTCTGATGGAAATTATCAGATCCGATAAGTTTAAAGTAAGGGTAGCCGGCCTGGGCGGTTACGATATGCGGGACACCGGAAAAGTATTAATGCAGAGCTAA
- a CDS encoding PhoH family protein translates to MKKIFIIDTNVLLHDPLAITKFQDNDVVIPLVAIEEMDNQKRRQDEVGRNARRVARLIDELRGKGKIYEGVPTEKGGTIKVELNHQHFDKLCAGLERSKSDNRILAVALAYKEEFPDKQVILVTKDTYLRIKADVCGVNSEDYKTDKVNLDELYTGIKEVQVKPELIDQFYSKNILPWEEELFPNQFVYLTDEYGSSKSALTRYNPDKKALVPLLFANTDAWGIKARNKEQRFAMELLMDDHVSLVTLVGQAGTGKTLLAVAAGLQKVIEEGVYRKLLITRPVIPLGNDIGFLPGDKDEKMRPWMSPIYDNLEYIFGQGRDMKKEKEFDKPKGNNIDSLIQYFKDKGQLELEALTYIRGRTIPRQYLIVDEAQNLTPHEVKTILTRAGEGTKVVLTGDPQQIDHPYLDSSSNGLTYVVEKFKGIGLAGHVTFVKGERSELAQTAAEII, encoded by the coding sequence TTGAAAAAAATATTTATTATTGACACAAACGTCTTGCTGCACGACCCACTGGCCATTACGAAATTCCAGGACAATGATGTGGTAATTCCCCTGGTGGCTATCGAAGAAATGGATAACCAAAAAAGAAGGCAGGATGAAGTCGGGCGCAACGCCAGGCGGGTAGCCAGGTTAATTGACGAACTCAGGGGAAAGGGCAAAATTTATGAAGGGGTACCTACAGAAAAAGGCGGTACTATTAAAGTGGAACTAAATCATCAGCATTTTGACAAGTTATGCGCGGGCCTGGAGCGAAGTAAATCGGATAACCGTATTCTGGCAGTTGCACTGGCTTATAAAGAAGAATTTCCAGATAAACAGGTAATCCTGGTTACTAAGGATACTTACCTGCGGATAAAGGCTGATGTATGTGGTGTTAACTCAGAAGATTACAAGACCGACAAAGTTAACCTGGACGAATTATATACAGGTATCAAGGAAGTACAGGTGAAACCGGAACTTATTGATCAGTTCTACAGTAAAAACATCCTCCCCTGGGAGGAAGAACTGTTTCCCAACCAATTTGTGTACCTTACTGATGAATACGGATCCAGCAAATCTGCTTTGACCAGATATAATCCCGATAAAAAGGCTTTGGTGCCGCTCCTGTTTGCCAACACCGATGCCTGGGGCATTAAAGCCAGGAACAAAGAACAGCGCTTTGCCATGGAACTGTTGATGGATGACCATGTAAGTCTGGTAACCCTGGTGGGGCAAGCTGGTACAGGGAAGACACTCCTGGCTGTTGCCGCTGGGTTGCAAAAAGTGATTGAAGAAGGAGTTTACCGGAAACTTCTCATTACCAGGCCTGTTATACCTTTGGGAAATGATATCGGATTCCTGCCGGGGGACAAAGATGAAAAAATGCGTCCTTGGATGAGCCCGATTTATGATAATCTTGAGTACATTTTCGGTCAGGGCAGGGACATGAAGAAGGAGAAGGAATTTGATAAACCCAAAGGCAACAATATAGACAGCCTTATACAGTATTTTAAGGACAAAGGCCAGTTAGAGCTGGAAGCTCTTACTTATATCAGGGGTCGGACAATACCGCGGCAGTATCTGATTGTTGACGAAGCCCAAAACCTTACGCCCCATGAAGTTAAAACTATTTTGACCAGGGCCGGGGAAGGGACCAAGGTAGTGCTAACCGGAGACCCGCAGCAAATTGACCACCCCTACCTGGATTCCAGCAGCAACGGTCTTACGTATGTGGTGGAGAAATTTAAGGGTATTGGTTTGGCCGGGCATGTGACCTTTGTGAAAGGGGAGCGTTCCGAACTGGCCCAGACGGCAGCGGAAATAATTTAA
- the moaA gene encoding GTP 3',8-cyclase MoaA, whose amino-acid sequence MLDNFAREINYLRVSVTDRCNYRCVYCMPAEGVPMHSRDEILSLEEILKVIKSSTKLGIRKIRLTGGEPLVRKGIINLVQEIARIPQIDDIALTTNGALLPAYATALKEAGLKRVNISLDTLKPDRFRQITRVGRLRDVWAGIEAAWEEGFEPVKINTVVIRGFNDDEILDFVNLTKKLPLHIRFIELMPIGVSDKFPADKFFSVRQIKAKISRYENLEVAKKLAGNGPARYYKIPGAMGSIGFISALSDHFCGQCNRLRLTSEGKLRPCLHSPQEVDLKASLRLGLSEEELAEVMRQAVLSKPEGHTMNARGWGDNNRTMSQIGG is encoded by the coding sequence ATGCTAGATAATTTTGCAAGAGAGATAAATTACCTCCGGGTCTCTGTTACTGACCGCTGCAATTACCGTTGCGTATATTGTATGCCGGCCGAGGGAGTTCCTATGCACAGCCGGGACGAGATTCTCAGTTTGGAGGAAATTTTGAAAGTAATTAAAAGTTCGACCAAGCTGGGGATAAGAAAAATAAGGCTTACCGGTGGTGAGCCTTTGGTGCGGAAAGGTATCATAAACCTGGTGCAGGAAATTGCGCGGATACCCCAGATAGACGACATCGCCTTGACGACTAACGGGGCCCTTTTGCCCGCATATGCTACCGCTTTAAAAGAAGCCGGTCTGAAAAGGGTAAATATAAGCCTGGATACTTTAAAGCCTGACCGTTTTCGGCAGATTACCAGGGTTGGCCGGCTGCGGGATGTGTGGGCAGGGATTGAAGCGGCATGGGAAGAGGGGTTTGAGCCTGTTAAGATAAATACGGTGGTTATTCGGGGTTTTAACGATGATGAAATACTGGATTTTGTAAATCTGACCAAGAAGTTGCCGCTGCATATCAGGTTTATTGAGTTAATGCCCATTGGTGTGAGCGATAAATTTCCGGCTGACAAATTTTTCTCAGTCAGGCAGATAAAAGCAAAAATAAGTCGATACGAAAATCTCGAAGTGGCCAAAAAGCTTGCCGGAAACGGCCCGGCCAGATATTATAAAATTCCGGGTGCGATGGGCAGCATCGGATTTATCAGCGCTCTGAGCGACCATTTCTGTGGTCAATGCAACCGGCTCAGGTTAACTTCCGAAGGGAAACTGCGCCCTTGCCTGCATTCGCCGCAGGAAGTGGATTTAAAAGCCTCACTCAGGCTAGGGTTAAGTGAGGAGGAGTTGGCTGAGGTCATGAGACAAGCGGTGCTGAGCAAACCGGAGGGGCATACCATGAATGCCCGGGGCTGGGGCGATAACAACAGAACCATGTCACAAATAGGAGGCTGA
- the moaC gene encoding cyclic pyranopterin monophosphate synthase MoaC, which translates to MSKLTHFNPQGRARMVDVSAKDDTERMAVAAGEIRMAVQTLEAIKTGSLKKGDVLAVAQVAGIMAAKNTAALIPMCHPLFLTGVDIDFTIDEVNSRVIIKAAVKTTGKTGVEMEALTAVSAAALTIYDMCKAIDKGMIIGDIRLLEKKGGKGGHYIRQGEPK; encoded by the coding sequence ATGAGTAAGTTGACCCATTTCAATCCGCAGGGGCGGGCCAGGATGGTGGATGTTTCAGCTAAGGATGATACGGAAAGGATGGCTGTGGCAGCAGGGGAAATCCGCATGGCGGTGCAAACCCTGGAGGCTATAAAAACAGGGAGTTTAAAAAAAGGCGATGTTCTGGCAGTCGCCCAGGTGGCCGGTATTATGGCCGCTAAAAATACTGCTGCCCTTATTCCCATGTGCCATCCGCTTTTTCTTACCGGAGTGGATATTGACTTTACCATTGACGAAGTTAATTCCAGGGTAATCATTAAAGCCGCAGTGAAAACAACGGGCAAAACCGGTGTGGAAATGGAAGCCCTTACCGCGGTTTCCGCTGCTGCGCTGACTATTTACGATATGTGCAAGGCTATTGATAAAGGCATGATTATCGGAGATATCAGGCTTTTGGAGAAAAAAGGCGGCAAGGGCGGACATTATATTAGACAGGGGGAACCGAAGTGA
- a CDS encoding sigma-54-dependent Fis family transcriptional regulator — MAVVQTIKERCQTCYSCIRNCPAKAIKVVEGQATVVEERCVSCGNCVRVCAQKAKVVDSRDMDLVKGFLSSDQTVVIMLAPSFPAAFAGVAADHLFEALLAMGFAHVEEVTTGVQLTVPKYQELLEKGDQECVIASYCPAVVGLIEKHYPQLISYLAPIDSAVTATGKYVKKKFPNAKVVLAGPCIAKKEEARSDKRHIIDAVLTFKELKELFSQAGIEVPKSKTEKNVGENFLPRLFPLPGGLIKNLKLVDGFIPELASVEGIDNCLNILQNMSQGKVKPRFIDILFCQGCIDGPEIDSDKDLLTRKALVFDYAQKKLNNPARKLPFLDLTRTYSDQSRQLPYPSENEIRKILKHTYKIKPEDELNCGACGYNTCREKAIAVYQGLAEIDMCLPYLLHKSRGEIEYYRDRLKKAVTPPSHYLDAIIGESEVIKNLKRTVEKAAKSDSTILIQGESGVGKEMIALAVHNLSSRRNKPFIGINCAALPELLLESELFGYEEGAFTGARKGGKLGKFELAEGGTILLDEIGDLPLSMQAKLLRVLQEREFERVGGTSTIKLNVRVMAATNRDLRKLAQEGKFRIDLFYRLNVLPISVPPLRARTEDIPLLIGHFIEKLTKDKNISPKIVADETLELLLKYDWPGNVRELENIIERAIYLTEGNVIREDCLPPHVRELKGYSGQTIKPIKEAVREIEKQLITEALKATKGNKVMAAKLLGITRVTLYQKLKEFNLE, encoded by the coding sequence ATGGCTGTGGTGCAGACCATCAAAGAGAGATGTCAGACTTGTTACTCCTGCATCAGAAACTGCCCGGCAAAAGCCATCAAGGTTGTGGAAGGACAGGCTACGGTAGTGGAGGAACGTTGTGTCAGTTGCGGCAACTGTGTGCGGGTATGTGCCCAGAAAGCAAAGGTTGTTGACAGCAGGGATATGGACCTGGTCAAGGGGTTCCTAAGTTCCGACCAAACAGTGGTAATTATGCTGGCGCCCTCCTTTCCGGCGGCCTTTGCCGGAGTGGCGGCTGACCATCTGTTCGAAGCTTTGTTAGCCATGGGGTTTGCCCATGTGGAAGAAGTAACGACGGGAGTCCAACTGACAGTCCCCAAATATCAGGAACTTTTGGAAAAAGGGGATCAGGAGTGCGTCATTGCCAGTTATTGCCCTGCGGTAGTGGGGTTGATCGAAAAACATTACCCGCAGTTAATATCTTACCTGGCGCCTATTGATTCAGCGGTTACGGCTACGGGTAAGTATGTGAAAAAGAAGTTTCCTAATGCAAAAGTTGTTTTAGCGGGTCCGTGCATTGCCAAAAAAGAAGAAGCCAGGAGCGACAAACGGCATATAATTGATGCCGTGCTCACCTTTAAAGAGTTAAAAGAACTTTTCAGTCAGGCAGGAATTGAAGTTCCGAAGAGCAAGACAGAAAAAAATGTCGGAGAAAACTTCCTGCCAAGGTTATTTCCGCTACCGGGAGGATTGATCAAAAACCTGAAGCTTGTTGACGGATTTATACCTGAGCTGGCCTCCGTTGAAGGAATAGACAACTGTTTGAACATCCTGCAAAATATGAGTCAGGGCAAGGTAAAACCCAGGTTTATTGATATTCTGTTTTGCCAGGGATGTATTGACGGGCCCGAGATTGACAGTGATAAGGACCTGCTCACCAGAAAAGCTTTAGTTTTTGACTATGCGCAGAAAAAACTAAACAATCCTGCAAGAAAACTTCCCTTCTTAGACCTTACCAGGACATACTCGGACCAATCACGCCAACTGCCTTATCCATCAGAAAACGAGATCAGAAAGATTTTGAAGCATACCTACAAAATTAAACCAGAAGATGAACTAAATTGTGGCGCCTGCGGATACAATACCTGCCGTGAAAAGGCCATAGCCGTTTATCAGGGGTTGGCCGAAATAGACATGTGCCTGCCTTACCTGTTGCATAAATCCCGCGGGGAGATCGAATATTACCGGGACCGTCTGAAGAAGGCCGTTACCCCGCCGTCTCATTATCTGGATGCTATTATCGGTGAAAGCGAAGTTATAAAAAACTTAAAACGGACAGTAGAAAAAGCGGCCAAAAGCGATTCCACCATTCTCATCCAGGGTGAAAGCGGCGTCGGCAAGGAAATGATTGCTCTTGCCGTCCACAACCTGAGCAGCCGCCGCAACAAACCCTTCATAGGCATTAACTGTGCAGCTTTGCCGGAACTGCTGTTAGAATCAGAATTATTTGGTTATGAAGAAGGCGCCTTTACCGGCGCCCGAAAAGGCGGGAAATTAGGCAAATTTGAGCTGGCTGAAGGAGGGACCATCCTCCTTGATGAAATCGGTGACCTTCCGCTGAGCATGCAGGCCAAGCTTCTGCGTGTCCTGCAGGAACGGGAATTTGAACGGGTTGGCGGAACGTCCACCATCAAGTTAAATGTACGGGTCATGGCAGCTACGAACAGAGACCTGAGAAAGCTGGCTCAGGAAGGCAAATTCCGTATTGACCTGTTTTATAGGTTAAATGTCCTGCCGATTTCCGTACCGCCGCTCCGGGCGAGAACCGAAGATATTCCGCTACTGATCGGTCATTTTATTGAAAAACTAACCAAGGACAAAAATATTTCACCTAAAATTGTTGCTGATGAAACCCTTGAGCTGCTGCTTAAATATGATTGGCCGGGCAATGTCAGAGAGTTGGAAAACATCATAGAGAGGGCCATATATCTGACTGAGGGTAATGTAATCAGGGAAGACTGCCTGCCCCCCCATGTCCGTGAGCTGAAAGGTTATAGCGGCCAGACCATAAAACCGATCAAAGAAGCTGTGCGGGAAATCGAAAAGCAATTGATTACGGAAGCGTTAAAAGCTACCAAAGGCAATAAGGTTATGGCGGCAAAACTTCTGGGTATTACGAGGGTCACTTTATATCAGAAGCTGAAAGAATTTAACCTGGAATGA
- a CDS encoding hydrogenase small subunit: MIDLARALRKDISRRSFIKYSATLAAMLGLSDAFVPKIAAAVEGMANGKQPVIWLHGAECTGCTVSFANSHHPGVAELVLDTLSLQYHETLMAASGHVAEKALEEAMTRFKGKYILVVEGAIPVKDDGIYCRIGGKTFKSKVEEAATNAAYVVAVGTCASFGGIPAADPNPTQCKGVADVIGGTVVNIPGCPAHPDWIVGTIVSILLFNKVPELDKHGRPMPFFGKQIHENCPRRGGYEQGRFIKKFGEELPNIEGCMGAKGCRGPITYADCPHRLWNAGTNFCIAASAPCAGCVEPSFPKLPLYEPIEEVAKFIEESEASQDQGSISTFAASLGGAVAGAAAGAGAVYFAGEKAREKEGVE, encoded by the coding sequence ATGATTGACCTTGCAAGAGCTTTGCGGAAGGATATTTCCAGACGGTCCTTCATCAAGTACAGTGCAACTTTGGCGGCAATGTTAGGCCTTTCTGATGCCTTTGTCCCCAAAATTGCCGCAGCAGTGGAAGGAATGGCCAACGGAAAGCAGCCTGTTATCTGGCTGCATGGCGCCGAATGTACCGGGTGCACGGTATCCTTTGCCAATTCCCATCACCCGGGAGTGGCCGAATTGGTTTTGGACACTCTGTCCTTGCAGTATCATGAAACTCTAATGGCAGCCAGCGGTCACGTGGCAGAAAAGGCGCTGGAAGAGGCCATGACCAGATTCAAAGGAAAGTATATTCTGGTTGTGGAAGGAGCTATTCCGGTTAAAGATGACGGTATTTACTGCCGGATCGGGGGCAAAACCTTCAAATCCAAGGTGGAAGAAGCAGCAACCAATGCCGCTTATGTGGTGGCAGTGGGTACATGTGCATCATTTGGCGGTATTCCTGCCGCTGATCCGAACCCGACGCAGTGCAAAGGCGTAGCAGATGTCATTGGCGGGACAGTGGTCAATATTCCCGGTTGCCCGGCCCATCCCGACTGGATTGTTGGCACTATAGTGAGCATCCTGCTGTTTAACAAAGTTCCTGAATTAGATAAACACGGCCGGCCAATGCCTTTCTTTGGCAAGCAGATTCATGAAAACTGCCCGCGCAGAGGTGGGTACGAACAGGGCAGGTTTATCAAGAAGTTCGGGGAGGAGCTGCCTAACATTGAGGGCTGTATGGGTGCCAAGGGGTGCCGTGGGCCAATAACCTATGCCGATTGTCCGCACAGGCTCTGGAACGCCGGAACCAACTTCTGTATAGCAGCCAGCGCTCCATGCGCCGGTTGTGTTGAACCGTCCTTCCCCAAACTGCCGCTTTATGAACCCATTGAAGAAGTGGCGAAGTTTATCGAGGAATCGGAAGCTTCACAGGATCAGGGCAGTATCAGCACCTTTGCAGCCAGCCTGGGAGGAGCTGTGGCCGGCGCTGCTGCTGGAGCGGGAGCAGTTTATTTCGCCGGTGAAAAAGCCAGAGAGAAAGAGGGTGTTGAATAG
- a CDS encoding molybdopterin-binding protein: MPELLKLATIDGAWELFNKQFSPQLRVEKLPLMDCLNRVIAEDIISGVNVPNFARSTMDGLAVIARDTFGATEGMPAYLEIAGEVFMGQEAKEPIKPGTAIKISTGGMLPPGADAVVMVEYTEQLDDSTVAVLKQVAPGENIVRAGEDVGAGDRLVARGTLLRPQEIGALAGIGCTECQVYAKPKVTIISTGDEIVDPRQEPGIGQIRDINSYAIAALAANAGGQPYIYGIVEDTFEVLEKAISEALQGADIVVVSGGSSMGVRDVTARVINALGTPGVLVHGVSVKPGKPTILGVVEGKPVLGLPGHPVSAMALSEIFLVPLIRAYNGLGLTPVPRRTVSATLGRNLASASGRLDVVRVTLEHGENGLVAMPVLGKSGLITTMVKADGFIEIPMEKQGLAAGEPVQVKLY; the protein is encoded by the coding sequence TTGCCGGAACTCTTAAAGTTAGCTACCATCGATGGAGCCTGGGAGCTTTTCAATAAGCAATTTTCCCCGCAGTTGAGGGTGGAAAAACTGCCGCTGATGGATTGCCTGAACCGGGTTATAGCCGAAGACATCATCTCTGGGGTAAATGTGCCCAACTTTGCCAGGTCTACCATGGATGGTCTGGCCGTAATAGCGCGGGATACCTTTGGAGCTACCGAAGGAATGCCGGCGTATTTGGAAATAGCAGGAGAAGTTTTCATGGGCCAGGAGGCCAAAGAACCTATCAAGCCGGGGACAGCAATAAAAATATCAACGGGCGGCATGTTGCCGCCCGGCGCTGATGCAGTGGTCATGGTTGAGTATACAGAACAGTTGGATGATTCCACTGTTGCTGTACTGAAACAGGTGGCACCGGGGGAAAACATAGTACGGGCCGGAGAGGACGTCGGGGCCGGGGACAGGCTGGTGGCCCGGGGAACTTTGCTGCGGCCCCAGGAAATCGGCGCATTGGCCGGTATCGGCTGTACCGAATGCCAGGTATATGCTAAACCAAAGGTAACCATCATTTCGACAGGCGATGAAATCGTAGACCCCCGCCAGGAACCGGGCATTGGCCAGATTCGGGATATAAATTCCTACGCCATTGCGGCTTTGGCGGCCAATGCCGGAGGGCAGCCTTATATTTACGGTATCGTGGAGGACACCTTTGAGGTTTTGGAAAAAGCTATATCAGAAGCTTTGCAGGGTGCAGACATAGTTGTGGTTTCCGGGGGGAGTTCGATGGGGGTACGTGATGTCACGGCCAGGGTAATCAACGCACTAGGGACGCCGGGTGTTTTGGTTCATGGCGTTTCTGTGAAGCCCGGCAAACCAACCATACTTGGTGTGGTGGAAGGTAAACCGGTCTTGGGCCTGCCGGGGCATCCTGTTTCGGCCATGGCGCTGAGTGAGATTTTCCTGGTTCCTTTAATACGGGCTTATAACGGTTTGGGATTAACCCCTGTTCCCCGCCGGACTGTTTCAGCCACGTTGGGACGGAACCTGGCTTCGGCCAGTGGGCGTCTGGACGTGGTACGGGTTACCCTTGAGCATGGGGAAAACGGATTAGTGGCTATGCCTGTTTTGGGTAAATCGGGTTTAATCACTACTATGGTTAAAGCCGACGGGTTTATTGAAATACCTATGGAAAAACAGGGGTTGGCCGCCGGGGAGCCCGTGCAGGTGAAGTTATATTAA
- a CDS encoding MOSC domain-containing protein: protein MTGKIVAVCTSEKKGTRKKNVGAGRLIIGHGLEGDAHAGPWHRQVSLLALESIEKMRQKGLDVNPGDFAENLTTQGIGLTDLPLGTKLKIGEKAIGEVTQIGKVCHDRCAIYYQAGDCVMPREGIFIRVLKEGTVKVGDTIEVIKDV from the coding sequence GTGACGGGGAAAATTGTGGCGGTATGTACCAGCGAAAAGAAGGGAACACGGAAGAAGAATGTTGGAGCAGGACGGTTAATTATCGGGCACGGCCTGGAAGGCGATGCCCATGCCGGGCCATGGCACAGACAGGTGAGTTTACTGGCTCTGGAAAGTATTGAAAAGATGCGGCAGAAAGGCCTGGATGTGAACCCCGGTGATTTTGCCGAAAACCTTACCACCCAAGGCATTGGTTTGACGGACCTGCCACTGGGCACCAAGCTCAAAATTGGCGAGAAGGCTATAGGCGAAGTTACGCAGATCGGAAAAGTCTGCCATGACCGGTGCGCCATTTATTACCAGGCAGGAGACTGTGTTATGCCGCGGGAAGGAATTTTCATCAGAGTGCTAAAAGAAGGTACCGTTAAGGTCGGGGATACTATAGAGGTGATAAAGGATGTATAG